The proteins below come from a single Arthrobacter sp. zg-Y1171 genomic window:
- a CDS encoding M18 family aminopeptidase produces the protein MSDALAHINDLGAFVSASPSSFHAAREGARRLAEAGFTEVLETGDFPRSSGKFFVVRDGAFIAWVTPEAAGPATGFSIFGTHTDSPSFKLKPRPTTGRLGWLQAGVEVYGGPLLNSWLDRELQLAGRMVTLAGEERLVETGPLMRFPQLAIHLDRAVNEGLKLDKQQHMNPVWGLGDPSTSDLVALLAAKAGLAPEEIGGYDIVAADTQAPQVFGAEGEFFASGRLDNLSSVHAGVVALIAADVAPTAPVAVLAAFDHEEVGSGSRSGAAGPFLEDVLLRIGDGLGATTADRARAMAASFCISADVGHAVHPNYAERHDPANHPVLNGGPLLKINANQRYTTDAPGMARWASLCAAAEVPYQEFVSHNSVPCGSTIGPLTATRLGIRTVDVGIPVLSMHSAREMAGVQDPRRLAAVAQLFFAAGAA, from the coding sequence ATGTCTGACGCATTGGCCCACATAAATGACCTCGGCGCGTTTGTCAGCGCCTCACCCTCCAGCTTCCACGCGGCGCGTGAAGGCGCGCGCCGCCTGGCGGAGGCAGGGTTCACGGAAGTACTCGAGACCGGGGATTTCCCGCGCTCGTCCGGAAAATTCTTTGTGGTGCGCGACGGCGCATTCATCGCCTGGGTCACGCCTGAGGCCGCCGGCCCCGCCACCGGGTTCTCGATCTTCGGTACCCACACCGATTCCCCGTCCTTCAAGCTCAAGCCCCGGCCCACCACCGGACGGCTCGGCTGGCTGCAGGCCGGCGTCGAAGTCTACGGCGGCCCGCTGCTGAACTCCTGGCTGGACCGGGAGCTGCAGCTTGCCGGACGGATGGTCACCCTGGCCGGCGAGGAGCGGCTCGTGGAGACCGGCCCGCTGATGCGCTTTCCGCAGCTGGCCATCCACCTGGACCGGGCCGTGAATGAGGGCTTGAAGCTGGATAAACAACAGCACATGAACCCGGTCTGGGGACTGGGGGACCCGTCCACTTCCGACCTCGTGGCTCTGCTGGCGGCCAAGGCCGGCCTGGCCCCGGAGGAGATCGGCGGCTACGACATCGTTGCCGCCGACACCCAGGCACCGCAGGTTTTCGGCGCCGAGGGGGAGTTCTTCGCCTCCGGGCGGCTGGACAACCTTTCCTCTGTCCACGCCGGCGTCGTCGCACTTATCGCGGCCGACGTCGCGCCCACCGCACCGGTTGCCGTCCTCGCGGCGTTCGACCATGAAGAGGTGGGCAGCGGCAGCCGGTCCGGCGCTGCCGGCCCGTTCCTCGAAGATGTACTGCTGCGGATCGGTGACGGACTCGGCGCGACGACGGCGGACCGTGCCCGCGCGATGGCCGCCTCCTTCTGTATTTCCGCGGATGTCGGCCACGCCGTCCACCCCAACTACGCGGAGCGGCATGATCCCGCCAACCACCCGGTGCTCAACGGCGGGCCGCTGCTGAAGATCAACGCCAACCAGCGTTACACCACCGACGCCCCCGGCATGGCCCGCTGGGCGAGCCTCTGTGCGGCCGCCGAGGTGCCGTACCAGGAATTCGTTTCCCACAACTCCGTCCCCTGCGGCTCCACCATTGGACCCCTGACCGCAACCCGGCTCGGCATCCGGACCGTGGATGTCGGGATTCCCGTACTCTCCATGCACTCGGCCCGGGAAATGGCAGGCGTGCAGGACCCCCGGCGCCTGGCCGCAGTGGCACAGTTGTTCTTCGCGGCGGGGGCGGCCTGA
- the rpsF gene encoding 30S ribosomal protein S6 — protein MRAYELMVIIDPEVEERTVEPSLDKFLNVVRNDGGTIDKVDIWGRRRLAYEIQKKTEGIYAVVNFTGTPAAAAELDRQLSLNETIMRTKIIRPEEQKISKKDAKKAAKDAAKVSAE, from the coding sequence ATGCGTGCTTATGAACTGATGGTAATCATCGACCCCGAGGTCGAAGAGCGTACCGTCGAGCCTTCGCTCGACAAGTTCCTCAATGTTGTCCGCAACGATGGTGGAACCATCGACAAGGTAGACATCTGGGGCCGTCGTCGACTGGCCTACGAAATCCAGAAAAAGACTGAAGGCATCTACGCGGTGGTTAACTTCACCGGTACGCCTGCAGCAGCAGCCGAGCTTGATCGCCAGCTGAGCCTCAATGAGACCATCATGCGCACCAAGATCATCCGCCCGGAAGAGCAGAAGATCTCGAAGAAGGATGCCAAGAAGGCCGCTAAGGACGCTGCAAAGGTTTCCGCAGAATAA